A window of the Firmicutes bacterium CAG:345 genome harbors these coding sequences:
- a CDS encoding putative uncharacterized protein (product inferred by homology to UniProt) gives MKITIENKKQKAIELMNKLDIYKPYIKGFKDKNSVCFYENYGGFWAYQEPELMAKIKEFEEKHNVLVYAVTHEYLEFGECYDFLYIPDYEEEWDEMLYPQGNMFYAYAYVWNKTDDFCSEFGTIGIRSFGGGIKRVA, from the coding sequence ATGAAAATTACAATCGAAAACAAAAAACAAAAAGCAATCGAACTGATGAACAAATTGGACATTTACAAGCCCTATATCAAAGGTTTCAAAGACAAAAACAGCGTTTGTTTCTATGAAAACTATGGCGGTTTCTGGGCATATCAAGAACCGGAACTTATGGCAAAAATCAAGGAATTTGAAGAAAAACACAACGTCCTTGTATATGCGGTAACTCACGAATACTTGGAATTCGGCGAATGTTACGACTTTCTTTACATACCCGATTATGAAGAGGAATGGGATGAAATGCTTTATCCGCAAGGCAATATGTTTTACGCCTACGCTTACGTATGGAATAAAACCGATGACTTTTGCTCTGAATTCGGCACAATCGGTATCCGCTCGTTCGGCGGCGGTATTAAAAGAGT